A stretch of DNA from Mustelus asterias unplaced genomic scaffold, sMusAst1.hap1.1 HAP1_SCAFFOLD_1378, whole genome shotgun sequence:
CCCCCCCCGGCAGCAACCACGAGGACGAGGACCTGAATCCGGAGCAGAAAGCCGAGCGGGAGAAGGACCGGAGAATGGCCAACAACGCTCGGGAGCGCCTGCGGGTCCGTGACATCAACGAGGCCTTCAAGGAGCTGGGGCGGATGTGTCAGCTACACATGAAGAACGACaagccccagaccaagctcctGATCCTTCACCAGGCCGTCTCCGTCATCCTGGGCCTGGAACAACAAGTCAGAGGTGGGTTGGCAAAGCTCGCCGCCTCAGAGTCGGGGGGGTAATCCAGATTGCCCAGCGTagcggggggccgggggagggggacacGGGCTCGAATCCCACCCCGGGCGGGAAGTTAAATCCGATTAATAAAAATCCGGGATTGAGAGCGAGTCTCGGTAACGGCGACCGTGACAAcgatcatcgattgtcataaaaaaataaatccatctggttcactactgtcccctttagggaaggaaatctgccgcccttaccccggtctggcctacgctgTGTAAACTTGGGGGACTCAATCAAGGGGATGGATCAACGCTTGACTTTTGACAAAAAACCTGACTTCTATcacccgctctccctctcaccaACTCTCCCGCCCACTGCCTCTTCCACaggtggtctctctctctctctctctgtctctctctgtctcccccagtctctctctg
This window harbors:
- the LOC144488215 gene encoding transcription factor 4-like; protein product: MANNARERLRVRDINEAFKELGRMCQLHMKNDKPQTKLLILHQAVSVILGLEQQVRERNLNPKAACLKRREEEKISSVEPASAHLVVHQGIGDSPNPLGHM